In Flavobacterium sp. 9R, a genomic segment contains:
- a CDS encoding helix-turn-helix transcriptional regulator, producing MKSDFVKNMIKNMPEDVKLFSSLYADLVVRINESLKSQNISKKELAERLDKNPSEISKWLNGNHNLTLKSICKLQVELGVKLIEIPKKEILVEEKLSLKDINNKTTLVWTINTSTKSYSKNISFHNENYNKTYKNLVVNE from the coding sequence ATGAAAAGTGATTTTGTTAAAAACATGATTAAAAACATGCCAGAAGACGTTAAATTGTTTTCTAGCCTTTATGCAGATTTAGTAGTACGCATAAATGAATCATTGAAAAGTCAAAATATTTCTAAAAAAGAATTAGCTGAGAGACTTGATAAGAATCCTTCTGAAATATCTAAATGGTTGAATGGGAATCATAATTTAACTTTAAAATCTATTTGTAAATTACAAGTTGAATTAGGAGTTAAACTAATTGAGATACCAAAAAAAGAAATTTTAGTTGAAGAAAAACTTAGTTTAAAAGATATTAATAACAAAACAACCTTAGTTTGGACGATTAATACATCAACTAAGTCCTATTCTAAGAACATTAGTTTCCATAATGAGAATTATAATAAAACTTATAAAAATTTAGTTGTAAATGAATAG